The following are from one region of the Littorina saxatilis isolate snail1 linkage group LG2, US_GU_Lsax_2.0, whole genome shotgun sequence genome:
- the LOC138959022 gene encoding uncharacterized protein, whose translation MYTFCFPLTVNRSLHLRPVLCEATFRLPQLGSVPQSFNVSLPIRVYDWSSPLMSAPAAFVVEKTDYTTCTFVDIVLDFPEQLLVTWTIGKGYGYIIRNVTQTAQLTGTYLDPPRHLIPLSTLVSTAEIFIPNNHNITTPIGTICSAFHGLSLALVVHQIWDVPPPAPPVRPTTTTTTTATSANAADSNRLQPTTASEGVGTPAKSQTTQAPHLLVGRLVAGAVGALSMLVAGVYLATRRGKTGGGGGPSHSGSPGESCPPRELGSSFRI comes from the exons ATGTACACGTTCTGCTTCCCACTGACCGTCAACCGCAGCCTACACCTGAGACCAGTGCTCTGCGAGGCGACGTTCCGCCTCCCTCAGCTCGGCAGCGTGCCGCAGTCGTTCAACGTGTCTTTACCTATCAGGGTGTATGACTGGTCGTCCCCACTGATGAGTGCCCCAGCAGCATTCGTTGTGGAGAAGACAGATTATACAACATGCACG TTTGTCGACATAGTACTGGACTTCCCCGAGCAGCTGCTCGTGACATGGACGATAGGCAAGGGGTACGGATACATCATACGAAATGTGACCCAGACCGCCCAGCTGACAGGCACATATCTCGACCCCCCGCGACACCTTATACCACTGTCCACACTCGTCAGCACGGCGGAGATCTTCATACCAAATAACCACAACATCACCACCCCGATCGGAACAATTTGCAGCGCGTTCCACGGCCTCAGTTTAGCACTTGTCGTCCATCAAATCTGGGACGTTCCTCCTCCTGCCCCTCCGGTACGCCCAacgacaaccaccaccaccacagccACCTCGGCCAACGCCGCCGATTCCAACCGTCTTCAACCGACCACAGCTTCGGAGGGTGTCGGCACACCTGCAAAGTCTCAGACCACACAGGCGCCGCATTTGTTGGTCGGAAGATTGGTAGCGGGGGCGGTCGGGGCGCTGTCCATGCTCGTGGCAGGCGTCTACCTGGCTACGAGGCGGGGCAAGACTGGCGGAGGGGGGGGTCCATCTCACTCGGGAAGCCCTGGAGAGTCTTGCCCCCCCAGAGAGCTCGGCAGCTCCTTCCGCATCTGA